A genomic window from Purpureocillium takamizusanense chromosome 2, complete sequence includes:
- a CDS encoding uncharacterized protein (COG:S~EggNog:ENOG503NX82) codes for MARSGQALGGLGRHGCHGRFETALHDTLKTANDTDSWQGHVNNVIYNRYAESARVNWVTSYAATAEPAQRQQWDELMTPRSIGLILRSIKTDYKLPITYPDQVTVIHKLAVKPDYGADSVILEAVILSEQHKRIAARCFEDIAVYDYQAAKRAPLKDFMVDELRTVYDLQEKNKGEMDQLAAAIDKAIGA; via the exons GGTTTGAGACAGCGTTGCATGACACGTTGAAAACGGCCAATGACACTGACAGCTGGCAGG GCCACGTAAACAACGTCATCTACAACCGATACGCTGAGTCTGCCCGCGTGAACTGGGTCACGAGCTACGCTGCCACGGCAGAACCGGCTCAGCGACAACAATGGGATGAACTcatgacgccgaggagcatTGGATTGATCCTCCGAAGTATCAAGACCGACTACAAGCTG CCCATCACCTACCCGGACCAAGTCACGGTCATCCACAAACTGGCGGTCAAGCCAGACTACGGTGCCGATAgcgtcatcctcgaggccgtgaTCCTCTCGGAACAGCACAAAAGAATTGCAGCGAGGTGCTTTGAAGACATTGCCGTGTACGACTACCAGGCCGCCAAGCGGGCACCCTTGAAAGACTTCATGGTGGACGAGCTCCGCACGGTGTACGACCTCCAGGAGAAGAACAAGGGGGAAATGGACCAGTTAGCGGCAGCCATTGACAAAGCTATCGGCGCTTAG
- a CDS encoding uncharacterized protein (SECRETED:SignalP(1-18~SECRETED:cutsite=AHA-WG~SECRETED:prob=0.6433)~COG:O~CAZy:GH16~EggNog:ENOG503P19Z), translating into MVQFNFVALFALASSAHAWGGVNYGGFRMLWQETFDGGSGSRPNGGNWNTIMGDLGYNGELQTYTDSNRNSQLSGGATLQIVPWRDGSKKNGWSSARLESRYTFAPENWKLTRAEAQIRFGGNSVNNKQGIWPAFWMLGDSVRHGTPWPQCGELDIVETVNGRLTGYGTMHCDVFPGGICNEGTGLGASIGFPNQDWHTWRIEIDRRPQTWEGETVTWFLDGQQYHQISGGRIGNHDVWRSVAQSPLFFILNVAVGGAWPGYPNGGTQDGFGSMMEVAYVAVYST; encoded by the exons ATGGTTCAGTTCAACTTTGTGGCCCTGTTTGCTTTGGCCTCGTCTGCCCACGCGTGGGGCGGCGTCAACTATGGCGGTTTCAGGATGCTATGGCAAGAAACTTTTGATGGAGGTTCTGGGTCGCGCCCAAACGGCGGAAACTGGAATACCATTATGGGCGACCTCGGATACAACGGCGAACTCCAGACCTACACCGACAGCAACAGGAACAGCCAGCTGAGTGGCGGCGCCACCCTGCAAATCGTTCCCTGGCGCGACGGGAGCAAGAAGAACGGCTGGTCGTCTGCTCGCCTGGAGAGCAGGTACACCTTTGCGCCCGAGAACTGGAAGCTCacccgcgccgaggcccagaTCCGCTTCGGGGGCAACAGCGTCAACAACAAGCAGGGCATCTGGCCCGCATTCTGGATGCTCGGCGACTCCGTCCGCCACGGCACGCCCTGGCCACAgtgcggcgagctcgacatCGTGGAGACGGTCAACGGACGGCTCACGGGCTACGGGACGATGCACTGCGACGTGTTCCCGGGCGGCATCTGCAACGAGGGCACCGGCCTGGGTGCGAGCATCGGCTTCCCCAACCAGGACTGGCATACCTGGCGCATCGAGATTGACAGGCGGCCGCAGACCTGGGAGGGCGAGACCGTCACCTGGTTTTTGGACGGTCAGCAGTACCACCAAATCTCGGGCGGCCGCATCGGGAACCATGACGTCTGGCGGTCCGTCGCGCAGAGCCCCCTGTTTTTCATCCTGAacgtcgctgtcggcggcgcctgg CCTGGTTATCCCAACGGCGGTACTCAGGACGGCTTCGGAAGTATGATGGAGGTTGCCTACGTCGCCGTCTACTCTACTTGa